From Pseudomonas fluorescens, one genomic window encodes:
- a CDS encoding glutamine--tRNA ligase/YqeY domain fusion protein, whose protein sequence is MSKPTVDPTSNAKTGPAVPVNFLRPIIQADLDSGKHTQIVTRFPPEPNGYLHIGHAKSICVNFGLAQEFGGVTHLRFDDTNPAKEDQEYIDAIESDVKWLGFEWSGEVRYASQYFDQLHDWAVELIKAGKAYVDDLSPEQAKEYRGSLTEPGKNSPFRDRSVEENLDWFARMRAGEFPDGARVLRAKIDMASPNMNLRDPIMYRIRHAHHHQTGDKWCIYPNYDFTHGQSDAIEGITHSICTLEFESHRPLYEWFLDNLPVPANPRQYEFSRLNLNYTITSKRKLKQLVDEKHVNGWDDPRMSTLSGFRRRGYTPKSIRNFCEMVGTNRSDGVVDFGMLEFSIRDDLDHSAPRAMCVLRPLKVVITNYPEDQVENLELPCHPKEDMGVRVLPFAREIYIDREDFMEEPPKGYKRLEPAGEVRLRGSYVIRADEAIKDADGNIVELRCSYDPETLGKNPEGRKVKGVIHWVPAAASVECEVRLYDRLFRSANPEKAEDSASFLDNINPDSLQVLTGCRAEPSLGNAQPEDRFQFEREGYFCADIKDSKPGAPVFNRTVTLRDSWGQ, encoded by the coding sequence ATGAGCAAGCCCACTGTCGACCCTACCTCGAATGCCAAGACCGGCCCAGCCGTGCCGGTCAACTTCCTGCGGCCGATTATCCAGGCAGACCTGGACTCGGGTAAGCACACGCAGATCGTCACCCGTTTCCCGCCTGAGCCCAACGGCTACCTGCACATCGGTCACGCCAAGTCGATCTGTGTGAACTTCGGCCTGGCCCAGGAATTCGGCGGCGTCACCCACCTGCGTTTCGACGACACCAACCCGGCCAAGGAAGACCAGGAGTACATCGACGCCATCGAAAGCGACGTCAAGTGGCTGGGTTTCGAGTGGTCGGGCGAAGTGCGCTACGCCTCGCAGTATTTCGATCAACTGCACGACTGGGCGGTCGAACTGATCAAGGCCGGCAAGGCCTACGTTGACGACCTGAGCCCCGAGCAGGCCAAGGAATACCGTGGCAGCCTGACCGAGCCGGGCAAGAACAGCCCGTTCCGCGACCGTTCGGTTGAAGAGAACCTCGACTGGTTCGCCCGCATGCGTGCCGGTGAATTCCCGGACGGCGCCCGTGTGCTGCGCGCGAAGATCGACATGGCCTCGCCGAACATGAACCTGCGCGACCCGATCATGTACCGCATTCGCCACGCCCATCACCACCAGACCGGCGACAAGTGGTGCATCTACCCGAACTACGACTTCACCCACGGCCAGTCGGACGCCATCGAAGGCATCACCCACTCGATCTGCACCCTGGAGTTCGAAAGCCATCGTCCGCTGTACGAGTGGTTCCTCGACAACCTGCCGGTGCCGGCCAACCCGCGCCAGTACGAGTTCAGCCGCCTGAACCTGAACTACACCATCACCAGCAAGCGCAAGCTCAAGCAGTTGGTGGACGAGAAGCACGTCAACGGCTGGGACGACCCGCGCATGTCGACGCTGTCGGGCTTCCGCCGTCGCGGCTACACGCCGAAATCGATCCGTAACTTCTGCGAAATGGTTGGCACCAACCGTTCCGACGGCGTGGTCGACTTCGGCATGCTGGAATTCAGCATCCGCGACGACCTCGACCACAGCGCCCCGCGTGCCATGTGCGTGCTGCGTCCGCTGAAAGTGGTGATCACCAACTACCCGGAAGACCAGGTCGAGAACCTCGAACTGCCGTGCCACCCGAAAGAAGACATGGGCGTGCGCGTCCTGCCGTTCGCCCGGGAAATCTACATCGACCGTGAAGACTTCATGGAAGAGCCGCCAAAAGGCTATAAGCGCCTGGAACCGGCCGGTGAAGTGCGCCTGCGCGGCAGCTACGTGATCCGCGCCGACGAAGCGATCAAGGACGCCGATGGCAACATCGTCGAACTGCGTTGCTCGTACGATCCTGAAACCCTGGGCAAGAACCCGGAAGGCCGTAAGGTCAAGGGCGTGATTCACTGGGTACCGGCTGCGGCCAGCGTCGAGTGCGAAGTGCGCCTGTACGATCGCCTGTTCCGTTCGGCCAACCCTGAGAAGGCCGAAGACAGCGCCAGTTTCCTGGACAACATCAACCCTGACTCACTGCAAGTCCTCACCGGTTGTCGTGCCGAGCCTTCGTTGGGCAATGCACAGCCGGAAGACCGTTTCCAGTTCGAGCGCGAAGGTTACTTCTGCGCGGATATCAAGGACTCGAAACCGGGCGCTCCGGTATTCAACCGTACCGTGACCCTGCGCGACTCCTGGGGCCAGTGA
- a CDS encoding DUF6388 family protein — MAPIQSPHELALQRFLNAHPALREELDHLNPLAAQAKHQTLEVFRNEHLHEAFEAEAERLGLFAWELTLQLTSATPEDFQAQRLEVHKEVAQMAGMDWPAYCELNGIKE, encoded by the coding sequence ATGGCCCCAATCCAATCGCCACACGAACTGGCGCTGCAACGCTTCCTCAATGCGCACCCTGCGCTGCGCGAGGAACTCGACCACCTCAACCCCCTCGCCGCCCAGGCCAAGCACCAGACCCTCGAAGTCTTTCGCAATGAACACCTGCACGAAGCCTTCGAAGCCGAGGCTGAGCGCCTGGGTTTGTTCGCCTGGGAGCTGACCCTGCAACTGACCAGCGCCACCCCCGAGGACTTTCAGGCGCAACGCCTGGAGGTGCACAAGGAAGTGGCGCAGATGGCCGGCATGGACTGGCCGGCTTATTGCGAACTGAACGGCATCAAGGAGTAA
- the lpxH gene encoding UDP-2,3-diacylglucosamine diphosphatase: protein MILLISDLHLEEERPDITRAFLNLLATRARSASALYILGDFFEAWIGDDAMSPFQRSICQALRELSDSGTAIFLMHGNRDFLLGKGFCKAAGCTLLPDPSVVKFYDEPVLLMHGDSLCTRDVSYMKLRRTLRNPLTLFILRHLPLRTRHALARKLRSESRAQTRVKANDIVDVTPEEIPRIMQQYGVKTLVHGHTHRPAIHKLQIGDQAAKRIVLGDWDRQGWALQVDEQGFQLAAFDFVPPVVPALPQL, encoded by the coding sequence GTGATATTGCTGATTTCAGACTTACATCTGGAAGAGGAGCGCCCGGACATCACCCGGGCGTTTCTGAATCTGCTCGCCACCCGCGCCCGCTCCGCCAGTGCGCTGTACATCCTCGGCGACTTTTTCGAGGCCTGGATTGGCGACGACGCCATGAGCCCCTTTCAACGCTCCATCTGCCAGGCCCTGCGCGAACTCAGTGACAGCGGCACGGCCATATTCCTGATGCACGGCAATCGAGACTTCCTGCTCGGCAAGGGGTTCTGCAAGGCGGCGGGCTGCACCCTGCTGCCAGACCCGAGTGTGGTGAAGTTCTATGACGAGCCGGTGCTATTGATGCACGGCGACAGCCTGTGCACCCGCGACGTCAGCTACATGAAGCTGCGGCGCACCCTGCGCAACCCGCTGACCCTGTTTATCCTGCGCCATTTGCCGCTGCGCACGCGCCACGCTCTGGCGCGCAAATTGCGCAGTGAAAGCCGCGCGCAAACCCGGGTCAAGGCCAACGACATCGTCGACGTGACCCCCGAGGAAATCCCGCGGATCATGCAGCAATACGGGGTGAAAACCCTGGTCCACGGCCACACCCACCGTCCGGCGATCCACAAGCTGCAGATCGGTGATCAGGCGGCCAAGCGCATCGTGCTGGGTGACTGGGATCGACAGGGCTGGGCCTTGCAGGTCGACGAGCAGGGCTTCCAGCTGGCGGCCTTCGATTTCGTGCCGCCGGTGGTGCCCGCCCTGCCCCAGCTTTAA
- a CDS encoding peptidylprolyl isomerase yields MTQVKLTTNHGDIVLELNAEKAPITVANFIEYVNAGHYTNTVFHRVIGNFMIQGGGFEPGMKEKKDKRPSIQNEADNGLSNDKYTVAMARTMEPHSASAQFFINVADNSFLNHSGKNVQGWGYAVFGKVTAGTDVVDKIKGVSTTMKSGHQDVPADDVIIEKAEIIE; encoded by the coding sequence ATGACCCAAGTCAAACTGACCACCAACCATGGCGACATCGTCCTGGAACTGAACGCCGAGAAAGCCCCGATCACCGTGGCCAACTTCATCGAGTACGTTAACGCCGGTCACTACACCAACACCGTATTCCACCGCGTCATCGGCAACTTCATGATCCAGGGCGGCGGTTTCGAGCCAGGCATGAAGGAAAAGAAAGACAAGCGCCCAAGCATCCAGAACGAGGCTGACAACGGCCTGTCGAACGACAAATACACCGTCGCCATGGCCCGCACCATGGAGCCGCATTCGGCGTCCGCACAGTTCTTCATCAACGTGGCGGACAATAGCTTCCTCAACCACAGCGGCAAGAACGTGCAGGGCTGGGGTTACGCGGTATTCGGCAAAGTGACCGCCGGCACCGACGTGGTCGACAAGATCAAGGGTGTTTCCACCACCATGAAGTCCGGCCACCAGGACGTACCAGCAGACGACGTGATCATCGAGAAAGCCGAGATCATTGAGTGA
- the cysS gene encoding cysteine--tRNA ligase, with protein sequence MLTIYNTLTKSKEVFKPLDGNKVRMYVCGMTVYDYCHLGHGRSMVAFDLVTRWLRFSGYDLTYVRNITDIDDKIINRANENGESFEALTERMIAAMHEDEARLNIQKPDMEPRATDHIPGMHAMIQTLIDKGFAYAPGNGDVYYRVGKFMGYGKLSRKKIEDLRIGARIEVDEAKEDPLDFVLWKGVKPGEPSWESPWGAGRPGWHIECSVMSTCCLGETFDIHGGGSDLEFPHHENEIAQSEAATGKTYANAWMHCGMIRINGEKMSKSLNNFFTIRDVLDKYHPEVVRYLLVSSHYRSAINYSEDNLKDAKGALERFYHALKGLPNVAPAGGEAFVERFTQVMNDDFGTPEACAVLFEMVREINRLRDSDLDAAAGLAARLKELASVLGVLQLEADDFLQAGAEGRVDAAEVDALIAARLAARAGKDWAESDRIRDQLTAMGVVLEDGKGGTTWRLAD encoded by the coding sequence GTGCTAACGATCTACAACACGCTCACCAAGAGCAAAGAAGTTTTCAAGCCGCTGGATGGCAACAAGGTGCGCATGTACGTGTGCGGGATGACCGTGTACGACTACTGCCACCTCGGCCACGGACGCAGCATGGTCGCCTTCGACCTGGTGACCCGCTGGTTGCGGTTCAGCGGGTACGACCTGACCTACGTGCGCAACATCACCGACATCGACGACAAGATCATCAATCGGGCCAACGAGAACGGCGAGTCGTTCGAAGCCTTGACCGAGCGCATGATCGCGGCGATGCATGAAGACGAAGCACGGCTGAACATCCAGAAGCCGGACATGGAGCCGCGCGCCACGGACCACATCCCTGGCATGCACGCGATGATCCAGACCCTGATTGACAAGGGCTTCGCCTACGCCCCGGGTAATGGCGACGTGTACTACCGCGTCGGCAAGTTCATGGGTTACGGCAAGCTGTCGCGCAAGAAGATCGAAGACCTGCGCATCGGTGCGCGGATCGAGGTCGACGAAGCCAAGGAAGATCCGCTGGATTTCGTCCTGTGGAAGGGCGTCAAGCCGGGCGAGCCGAGCTGGGAGTCGCCATGGGGCGCCGGGCGTCCGGGCTGGCACATCGAGTGCTCGGTGATGTCCACCTGCTGCCTGGGTGAGACCTTCGACATCCACGGTGGCGGCAGCGACCTGGAGTTCCCGCACCACGAGAACGAAATCGCCCAGAGCGAAGCGGCCACCGGCAAGACCTACGCCAACGCGTGGATGCATTGCGGGATGATTCGCATTAATGGCGAGAAGATGTCCAAGTCGTTGAACAACTTCTTCACCATTCGCGACGTGCTCGACAAGTACCACCCGGAAGTCGTGCGCTATCTGCTGGTGTCGAGCCACTACCGCAGCGCCATCAACTATTCGGAAGATAACCTCAAGGACGCCAAGGGCGCCCTGGAGCGTTTCTACCATGCGTTGAAAGGCCTGCCGAACGTGGCGCCGGCGGGCGGCGAAGCCTTCGTCGAGCGTTTCACCCAGGTGATGAACGACGACTTCGGCACCCCGGAAGCCTGCGCTGTGCTGTTCGAGATGGTCCGCGAGATCAACCGCCTGCGCGACAGCGACCTGGATGCGGCGGCCGGCCTGGCCGCGCGCTTGAAAGAGCTGGCCAGCGTGCTGGGTGTGTTGCAGCTCGAAGCCGATGACTTCCTGCAAGCCGGCGCCGAAGGGCGCGTGGATGCCGCCGAAGTCGACGCGCTGATCGCTGCGCGCCTCGCTGCACGGGCCGGCAAGGACTGGGCCGAATCCGACCGCATCCGCGACCAGCTCACCGCCATGGGCGTGGTGCTGGAAGACGGCAAGGGTGGGACGACCTGGCGATTGGCTGACTGA